From one Mesoplodon densirostris isolate mMesDen1 chromosome 19, mMesDen1 primary haplotype, whole genome shotgun sequence genomic stretch:
- the PLD3 gene encoding 5'-3' exonuclease PLD3, with the protein MKPKLMYQELKVPAEEPSNELPMNEIEAWKAAEKKARWVLLVLILAVVGFGALMTQLFLWEYGDLHLFGPNQRPAPCYDPCEAVLVESIPEGLDFPNASTGNPSTSQAWLGLLAGAHSSLDIASFYWTLTNNDTHTQEPSAQQGEEVLRQLQTLAPRGVKVRIAVSKPSGPQPQADLQALLQSGAQVRMVDMQKLTHGVLHTKFWVVDQTHFYLGSANMDWRSLTQVKELGVVMYNCSCLARDLTKIFEAYWYLGQAGISIPSTWPRPYDTRYNQETPMEICLNGTPALAYLASAPPPLCPSGRTPDLKALLNVVDNARSFIYIAIMNYLPTMEFSHPHRFWPAIDDGLRRAAYERGVKVRLLVSCWGHSEPSMRAFLLSLAALRDNHTHFDIQVKLFVVPADEAQARIPYTRVNHNKYMVTERATYIGTSNWSGSYFTETAGTSLLVTQNGRGGLRSQLEAVFLRDWDSPYSHDLDTSADSVGNACRLL; encoded by the exons ATGAAGCCTAAACTGATGTACCAGGAG CTGAAGGTGCCTGCTGAGGAGCCCTCCAACGAACTACCCATGAACGAGATCGAGGCATGGAAAGCTGCAGAAAAG aaAGCCCGTTGGGTCCTGCTGGTCCTCATCCTGGCGGTTGTGGGCTTCGGTGCCCTGATGACTCAGCTGTTTCTATGGGAATACGGCGATTTGCATCTCTTTGGGCCCAACCAGCGCCCAGCCCCCTGCTATGACCCTTGCGA agcaGTGCTGGTGGAGAGCATTCCCGAGGGCCTGGACTTCCCCAATGCCTCCACGGGCAACCCCTCCACCAGCCAGGCCTGGCTGGGCCTGCTCGCCGGTGCCCACAGCAGCCTGGACATTGCCTCCTTCTACTGGACCCTCACCAACAATGACACCCACACTCAGGAGCCCTCTGCTCAGCAG GGCGAGGAGGTCCTCCGGCAGCTACAGACCCTGGCACCCCGAGGTGTGAAGGTCCGCATTGCCGTGAGCAAGCCAAgtgggccccagccccaggcagatCTGCAGGCCCTGCTGCAAAGCG GTGCCCAGGTCCGCATGGTGGACATGCAGAAGCTGACCCATGGCGTCCTGCACACCAAGTTCTGGGTGGTAGACCAGACCCACTTCTACCTTGGCAGTGCCAACATGGACTGGCGTTCCCTGACCCAG GTCAAGGAGCTGGGCGTGGTCATGTACAACTGCAGTTGCCTAGCTCGAGACCTGACCAAGATCTTTGAGGCCTACTGGTACCTGGGCCAGGCGGGCATCTCCATCCCGTCAACCTGGCCCCGGCCTTATGACACCCGCTACAATCAAGAGACACCAATGGAAATCTGCCTCAACGGAACCCCTGCTCTGGCCTACCTGGCA AGTGCACCCCCACCACTGTGTCCAAGTGGCCGCACCCCAGACTTGAAAGCCCTCCTCAACGTGGTGGACAACGCGCGGAGTTTCATCTACATCGCGATCATGAACTACCTGCCCACCATGGAGTTCTCCCACCCACACAG GTTCTGGCCTGCCATTGACGACGGGCTGCGGCGGGCTGCCTATGAGCGGGGCGTCAAGGTGCGCCTGCTGGTCAGCTGCTGGGGGCACTCTGAGCCATCCATGCGGGCCTTCCTGCTCTCCCTGGCTGCCCTGCGTGACAACCACACCCACTTTGACATCCAGGTG aAACTCTTTGTGGTCCCTGCGGACGAGGCCCAGGCCCGAATCCCTTACACCCGCGTCAACCACAACAAGTACATGGTGACTGAACGTGCCACCTACATCG GAACCTCCAACTGGTCCGGCAGCTACTTCACCGAGACGGCGGGCACCTCTCTGCTGGTGACGCAGAACGGGCGGGGCGGCCTGCGGAGCCAGCTGGAGGCCGTTTTCCTGAGGGACTGGGACTCCCCTTACAGCCATGACCTTGACACCTCAGCTGACAGTGTGGGCAACGCCTGTCGCCTGCTCTGA